GTTGCAAGATGAAAAAGGGTTTCAATACCTATACCCTTTAAATTGAATTTAAACAATTCCTGTAAAAAAAGAAGATGACCTGAGGAAGAGATAGGTAAAAACTCTGTTATTCCCTGCAAAAAACCAAGTGCTATTTCTTTCAATTTTTTATTCCTTCTTTTCCACTAACTTTATAACATCTATAAGGGGAACAAGTTCTTTATCAATAAGAATTATTTTTTTAAAAATTTCCTTATTAAGGTCATAAGGGACTTCAAGTAATTTCACATCCCTTTTTTTATAAATTCCCTTCACTTCACCTACTCTAAGGAAAAAACTTTCTTTTTTATCTTTCTTTTCAATAAAAATAAAGGAATAAGGCTCTTTTTCCTCTTCAATATTTAAAAGTTTAGAAAAGGAAATAACAGGTATTATTCTATCCCTAAAATTAGCCATACCTATAGCATAAGATGGTAAATCAGTTGCTTCAAAAATTTCTAAACCAGTTATAACTTCTGATGCATCCTGAGTGTAAATTGCGTAGTTTTCACTTCCTGACCTGAAAATTAAAAATTCTTCATCTTTAACTTCCTCCACTTCTACAATTGCCTCGGGTAATTCTTCTTTTATTTCCTCGGGTTTCACTTCAAAATTCTTTTCTGGCTTAAATCCCGGTTCCTGTAATTCTTCTTTTTCAACTATTTCTTCTTTTTCCTCAATTTTTTTCTTTTTTATTTTCTTTTTTATTTTCTTTTTTGTAGTTTTTTCTTCTATTTCTTCTTTTATAGGTGTTTCCTTTTTACTTCCCTCTGTTTTTTCTTTAAAAAAATCGAGAAATTTTTTGTAGCTTATTTCCTCTTTATCTTTCATAGTTCTAAAATTGTAAAATTTTCATTTGTGTAAATGCATATTTCAGCAGCAATTTTAAGGGCTTCTTCAACAATTCTCTTTGGTTCCAAATCAGTATGTTTTAAAAGAGCAAGGGCAGCAGCTCTTGCATAAGGAGCACCAGAACCAATAGCAACTATTCCATATTCAGGTTCAACAACTTCACCGTTTCCAGAGATTATAAGAGCCTTTTCTTTATTAATAACAGCAATAAGTGCTTCAAGTCTCCTCAAAAATTTATCTTGCCTCCATTTCCTTGCCAGTTCAACGGAAGCTCTCATAAGGTCTCCTTTAAATTCTTTTAAATTTTTTTCAAGATTTTCAAAAAGGGTATAGGCATCAGCAACCGCACCAGCAAATCCCACAAGGACCTCTCCATTATATATTTTCATTACCTTTTTTGCCTTATGTTTTAAAATTGTTTCTCCAAAGGTAACCTGCCCATCAGCCCCTATTACTGCCTTACCATCTTTTAAAATGCCTAAAACAGTTGTAGAATAAATCATATTTAATTTTAATAGTTATTATTCAGTAAAGGCAATTTCATCAAAATCATTATAATTTTTATTCCATAAAAAGAAGAAAAGACCTGAAAAACCCTTTGTCTTCAAATCATAAGGATTTTTAATAAAAATTCCATCGGGTAATCCAGTACCTGAAACAAAGAGGGGAAGTCTAAAAACTTCTTTTAAATCTTTTACATCTGAATAAATTATAAAAAGACCCATATTATAAGAAAAGGGATAAAGGGGATAAATAAAAATTAAAAGACCATCAATGATTTTTTTATTTTTGAATAAATCAAAAGGCAAAATTTTTAAAATCTCTTTAACCCTTCCACTAAATTCATCCCTTTTCCCTATTAAAATCAAATTGTAAAATAGAGATAACTTTTTATCAAATAAAGTATCAGGTAAAATTTTTACCTTTAAATTCCCCCTTGTAAGAAGAGAAAAAGAAAGATTTCTTGCTAAATGATAATTTTCAAAGGAATTTTTTTCCGTGCTAAAAACTATCAAAATTTTGTTACGCAAAATATTTTTTATAAGACCTGGATTTAAAGGAGTTTTTGAGGGCATCTTTAACTTAAATTCACTCACTATTTTCCAGGTTTTTCCTTTTAAAAAAATAAATTTATTTTTACCTTTTAACTCAAAAATTTTCCCATCTAAATTTATAAAAAATTTTTCAAAATTAAAATGTGATAAATCCATTTCAAAGGCATTAATATTTTCTGTTCTTATCAAAATGGTATTACCCTTTCTTTTTAATTTTAAAAAACCAGGATAAAAATATTTATCAGGATCTAAAATTTTTATAAAATAAAAGGAATTGTTAATACCAATATCGGAAAAATGAAATTCAAAAGAATCGGGCAGAATTCTCTTATTTCTCTTAATAAAATTTATAATTGTATCTGAATCTACACAATCAATACCCTCTGTATTTTCAATATCCCACCAGTGTCCCATATCACTTACTTCCCATAACTTTACCCTTATTTTATTTCTCTTTAAAAGATAAAACATAAATCTTGAGTGAAAAACTGGAACTGATTTATCTTCTGTTCCATGAACTATTAAAAAAGGAACATTTAAAGCATTTCTTATAAATTTTTGAATATCCTCCGAATATAAAACCCTTTCCCTTATTTTTATC
The sequence above is a segment of the candidate division WOR-3 bacterium genome. Coding sequences within it:
- the hslV gene encoding ATP-dependent protease subunit HslV, producing MIYSTTVLGILKDGKAVIGADGQVTFGETILKHKAKKVMKIYNGEVLVGFAGAVADAYTLFENLEKNLKEFKGDLMRASVELARKWRQDKFLRRLEALIAVINKEKALIISGNGEVVEPEYGIVAIGSGAPYARAAALALLKHTDLEPKRIVEEALKIAAEICIYTNENFTILEL
- a CDS encoding chemotaxis protein CheW — protein: MKDKEEISYKKFLDFFKEKTEGSKKETPIKEEIEEKTTKKKIKKKIKKKKIEEKEEIVEKEELQEPGFKPEKNFEVKPEEIKEELPEAIVEVEEVKDEEFLIFRSGSENYAIYTQDASEVITGLEIFEATDLPSYAIGMANFRDRIIPVISFSKLLNIEEEKEPYSFIFIEKKDKKESFFLRVGEVKGIYKKRDVKLLEVPYDLNKEIFKKIILIDKELVPLIDVIKLVEKKE